The Armatimonadota bacterium DNA window CCGATGCCCGCTTGGGTGAGTCCGTGAACGATTTCGTAAGTGAGCGTGCCGCTGCGGGAGACCAATCCGACGCTACCCGGCGAAAACAGCATGGCGGGCATGATGCCGACTTTGCACTGCCCCGCCGTGGTCAAACCGGGACAGTTAGGGCCGATCAGCCGGGCTTTGGTGTGCCGCTTGATATAGTTGACCGTGCGGATCATGTCCTGTACGGGGATGCCCTCGGTGATGCAGACGATCAGCTCGCATCCGGCTGCACCGGCTTCCAAAACGGCGTCGGCGGCGAAAGGCGCGGGCACAAAGATGCAGGAGACGTTCGCGCCGGTCTTATCGACAGCCTCGGCGACTGAGTCGAACACGGGCACGCCCAGAGTCTCAGCGCCGCCTTTTCCGGGCGTTACCCCTGCGACGACTTGGGTGCCGTATTCCAGCATCTGTTGGGTATGAAACTCGCCCTCGCGACCCGTGATTCCTTGTACGACGACGCGAGACGAAGCATTGACT harbors:
- the sucD gene encoding succinate--CoA ligase subunit alpha, whose amino-acid sequence is MAILVNASSRVVVQGITGREGEFHTQQMLEYGTQVVAGVTPGKGGAETLGVPVFDSVAEAVDKTGANVSCIFVPAPFAADAVLEAGAAGCELIVCITEGIPVQDMIRTVNYIKRHTKARLIGPNCPGLTTAGQCKVGIMPAMLFSPGSVGLVSRSGTLTYEIVHGLTQAGIGQTTCVGIGGDPIIGTTFIDVLPLFEADPETKVVVMVGEIGGADEEIAADYIKREMKKPVVGFISGRTAPPGKRMGHAGAIITGGKGGADSKVSALKDAGAPVADTPSEIPDLVRQALSKL